The Ignavibacteriales bacterium genome includes a region encoding these proteins:
- the lpxB gene encoding lipid-A-disaccharide synthase, protein MVRSVMIIAGEASGDLHGSGVVRELRKANPGIEIFGVGGDRMKQEGMRLIYHVNELGFMGFAEVIKHLPVIRSMKKALETVLRLKKPDVVLLIDYPGFNLRFAKSAKRSGSRVVYYVSPQVWAWHRSRVKKMVGIVDKMLVIFPFEVDFYHKDGIDAEFVGHPLLEVLKSDLDRAEFGNKYELADGKKVLALLPGSRKQEIEMIFPEMLKAARSIARDENMEIVVAVAPTLQENYFRTLFNLEGVRLVKNASYDVMQNSDFALVTSGTATLETALFGTPMVVVYKTSWPTYLIGRLLIQVRNIGLVNIVAGKQIVPEFIQGRARASTIEREVLALLRNSDQLSAMRKDLSTVRGKLGEIGASSRVAQRILQMV, encoded by the coding sequence GTGGTTCGGAGCGTGATGATCATAGCGGGAGAGGCGTCCGGAGACCTTCACGGATCTGGTGTTGTCAGGGAGCTCAGGAAGGCGAATCCCGGCATTGAGATTTTCGGTGTGGGCGGCGACCGGATGAAGCAGGAGGGAATGCGGCTCATCTATCATGTGAATGAACTCGGTTTCATGGGTTTTGCAGAGGTGATCAAGCATCTTCCCGTGATCCGTTCCATGAAGAAGGCTCTGGAAACGGTTCTTCGCCTCAAGAAGCCTGATGTAGTGTTATTGATCGATTATCCCGGATTCAACTTGCGATTCGCGAAATCTGCGAAACGAAGCGGGTCCAGAGTCGTCTATTATGTCAGCCCGCAGGTATGGGCATGGCATCGCTCCCGGGTAAAGAAGATGGTCGGGATTGTCGACAAGATGCTCGTGATCTTTCCGTTCGAGGTCGATTTCTACCACAAGGATGGAATCGATGCGGAGTTTGTCGGCCACCCGCTGCTTGAAGTTCTCAAGTCTGATCTCGACCGCGCGGAGTTTGGCAACAAGTACGAACTCGCGGACGGGAAGAAGGTACTTGCGCTGCTTCCCGGAAGCCGGAAACAGGAAATCGAAATGATCTTCCCGGAGATGCTCAAGGCCGCCCGCTCGATCGCCCGGGATGAAAACATGGAGATTGTTGTGGCAGTCGCGCCGACGCTTCAGGAGAATTACTTCCGGACCTTGTTCAATCTTGAGGGTGTTCGTCTTGTGAAGAATGCGTCGTACGACGTGATGCAGAATTCTGATTTTGCGCTTGTGACCTCGGGAACCGCCACACTCGAGACGGCATTGTTCGGAACTCCGATGGTCGTCGTGTACAAGACCTCATGGCCGACGTATCTCATCGGCCGGCTTCTGATACAGGTTCGGAACATCGGACTTGTGAACATCGTGGCCGGGAAACAAATCGTTCCGGAGTTTATTCAGGGCCGGGCACGTGCTTCAACGATTGAACGCGAAGTTCTGGCATTGTTGCGCAATTCGGATCAGCTCTCGGCGATGCGAAAGGATCTCTCGACTGTGCGGGGAAAGCTGGGTGAGATCGGCGCATCCTCACGGGTTGCGCAACGAATCCTGCAAATGGTTTGA
- a CDS encoding isoprenylcysteine carboxylmethyltransferase family protein, producing the protein MSDIRQTLFQYRSYTPFPFLFAMVLFARPTVTTLAVGCVLTLLGESIRFWGVAYAGSLTRVTGSVGAPEVVIAGPYSYVRNPLYIGNILMYVGVGVMSDAIAPWLVLTALVYFSVQYSLIVSLEEEFLEKEFAEGYLEFKKNVPRFLPRIRPYVHPRQEEQKPSWQEAVRSERRTFQAIVLVMILLLLIWTWR; encoded by the coding sequence TTGTCAGACATACGTCAAACATTGTTCCAGTACCGAAGCTACACCCCCTTCCCATTTCTGTTTGCGATGGTGTTGTTCGCCCGCCCGACCGTAACCACGCTTGCAGTCGGTTGCGTCCTGACGCTTCTCGGCGAGTCGATACGGTTTTGGGGAGTCGCGTATGCGGGCAGTCTGACCCGCGTGACCGGCAGTGTTGGAGCTCCTGAGGTGGTGATCGCCGGACCGTACTCGTACGTCCGCAATCCGCTTTACATTGGTAATATCCTTATGTATGTCGGTGTGGGCGTTATGTCGGATGCCATCGCACCGTGGCTTGTCCTTACGGCGCTTGTATATTTCTCGGTTCAGTATTCCCTGATAGTCTCGCTTGAAGAAGAGTTCCTGGAAAAGGAATTTGCTGAAGGATACCTCGAGTTCAAGAAGAATGTCCCGCGGTTCCTGCCGCGCATCCGGCCCTATGTGCATCCTCGTCAGGAAGAGCAGAAACCAAGCTGGCAGGAAGCCGTGCGTTCGGAGCGGCGAACATTCCAAGCGATTGTGTTGGTCATGATCCTTCTTCTCTTGATCTGGACCTGGAGGTAG
- a CDS encoding four helix bundle protein: protein MNQRAIDLEARLIQFAVRVIAIAESLPVTKAGNHLANQLVRSGTSPALNYGEAQDAESKADFIHKLKIVTKELRETRVSLQIVELMASADSTDNLRKSSDECNQLISIFVKSIRTSRGDGRYPATSSLTISD, encoded by the coding sequence ATGAATCAAAGAGCCATCGATCTCGAAGCACGGCTCATCCAATTCGCAGTCCGCGTAATTGCGATAGCCGAGTCATTACCGGTCACGAAAGCGGGGAATCACCTCGCCAACCAGTTGGTGCGTTCCGGAACATCTCCCGCTCTGAACTATGGCGAGGCACAAGACGCGGAGTCGAAAGCTGACTTCATCCACAAACTCAAAATCGTTACCAAAGAGTTGCGCGAAACGCGAGTATCACTTCAGATCGTCGAACTCATGGCTTCTGCCGATTCGACGGACAACCTGCGCAAATCGTCAGACGAGTGTAACCAACTAATCTCTATTTTTGTGAAGAGTATCCGGACCTCGCGCGGCGACGGCCGATACCCCGCAACTTCTTCTTTGACGATTAGCGATTGA
- the smc gene encoding chromosome segregation protein SMC, with the protein MYLSKLEVFGFKSFAQKINLSFDSGLTAIVGPNGCGKTNVVDAIRWALGEQRPTMLRSDKMEDVIFNGTKNRKPLSIAEVSLTIENTKGILPSEYTEVVVTRRVYRSGESEYYLNKTLCRLKDIRDLFMDTGMGSDAYSVIELKMVETILSDNADERRRLFEEAAGVTKYKHRRKEAYRRLEAVQHDLTRVSDIVREVQKAVNSLERQAHKAERYNEYAKTVHTLETNLLARDYASVVTKISPLQEQLNRAVTEKSKIHIELSQEETLLDVLRSEMDELEDRMSELQTAFSEQQVKVHQSEQSIATSSERRRSLAVNIERYEKEKVQLRQQEEELARRQDELALKLGEVRGKSAAAEETYRLKKEELDGFERQLNEKKAEMKAYRERVMALLHEMSELRNREGQVRARMENLRGRIDYTAEENQLSREEIAKNSELVVHLTTEDRELRRKHAEAEVRVHQKEERKIELQKELESLRNRDFEMRSIIDRKQAKMDFLKGLVENFDGYSEGARYLITSGDWKSIVQTTVGEAASVDPRYRIAIESALGDASGYVIVSNIEHAYGAIEYLKKNQKGKATFICLDRLPRLMDHRPLHTDEGVIGWAGGLIHTEDRFRDVYRVLLDDTLIVSDVEVARQLVGREKGIRCVTLEGEIVTNKGVLRGGSVRQDEGGHIGGRSQLEEMGEEIRGLEQQRERLLKEVENTNDELGRIDVKRLTEEAKSLEQEMTTVEIRIAQLEFEKKRAVEIIERNKVETQKLQQEIELLGNELNSLAPSIERLEQDKTEAERLTGAAASELETMESLWNEYSRIANEANVAVLSLKAEERSVQQDIDHAASTLQSIAATFDQRTAEILAAREEIEQLTNEMAETEDALAAFRVELTSLSEKKKGMEKEVATKRGQVHEIDLKLKDERLRHEGSLKAAHDLEIKIQELTMKAENLKVRAKEEFDLELELQAFEDNETFDFHVAREEVRTLKEKIRALGPVNFAAFDEYKSEKERLDFVNAQRKDLTESEQTLMTTIEEINATAQRQFVDTFTKIRDNFITTFKGLFDEGDECDLRLEEDVDPLEAKIEIIAKPRGKRPTSIDLLSGGEKTLTAIALLFAIYLVKPSPFCILDEVDAPLDDSNIDRFTRILRKFSDNTQFIVVTHNKRTMEATNAMYGVTMEEEGVSKLVSVRFNETVPSS; encoded by the coding sequence ATGTACCTATCCAAACTTGAAGTCTTTGGATTCAAGTCCTTCGCCCAGAAGATCAATCTGTCTTTTGACTCGGGTCTGACGGCGATTGTCGGGCCGAACGGCTGCGGGAAAACCAATGTCGTGGACGCCATACGATGGGCTCTGGGGGAACAGAGACCGACGATGCTGCGAAGCGACAAGATGGAAGACGTCATTTTCAACGGCACGAAGAACCGGAAGCCTCTCAGCATTGCCGAAGTATCCCTCACGATCGAGAACACCAAAGGGATCCTTCCGTCGGAATACACTGAAGTGGTGGTTACCCGGCGCGTGTACCGCTCGGGAGAAAGCGAATACTATCTCAACAAGACCCTTTGCCGGCTGAAGGATATCCGCGACCTCTTTATGGACACCGGCATGGGCTCGGATGCGTACTCCGTCATCGAGCTCAAGATGGTTGAGACAATTCTGAGCGACAATGCAGACGAGCGTCGCAGGCTGTTTGAAGAGGCGGCAGGCGTCACGAAATACAAACACCGGAGAAAAGAAGCATACCGCAGGCTGGAAGCGGTGCAGCACGATCTCACGCGCGTGAGCGATATCGTGCGGGAAGTTCAGAAAGCGGTCAACTCCCTCGAACGGCAGGCGCACAAGGCGGAACGCTACAACGAGTACGCGAAGACCGTTCACACCCTCGAAACAAACCTCCTCGCGAGAGACTACGCAAGCGTCGTCACCAAGATCTCTCCGCTCCAGGAACAACTGAATAGGGCAGTCACCGAGAAGTCGAAGATTCACATCGAGCTCTCACAGGAAGAGACCCTTCTCGACGTCCTCCGAAGCGAAATGGATGAGCTGGAAGACCGGATGTCGGAGCTGCAGACGGCATTCTCCGAACAACAGGTGAAGGTCCACCAGTCCGAACAATCCATCGCGACTTCCAGCGAACGCCGCCGTTCGCTTGCCGTGAACATCGAACGGTATGAGAAGGAGAAAGTCCAGTTGCGCCAGCAGGAGGAAGAACTTGCGCGCAGACAGGATGAGCTAGCCCTGAAGCTCGGCGAAGTGCGCGGAAAATCGGCTGCGGCGGAAGAAACATACAGGTTGAAAAAAGAAGAACTCGACGGGTTCGAGCGGCAGCTGAACGAGAAGAAGGCGGAGATGAAGGCTTATCGCGAACGCGTCATGGCTCTTCTCCACGAGATGTCCGAGCTGAGGAACCGCGAGGGGCAGGTGCGAGCGAGGATGGAGAACCTGCGCGGCCGCATCGACTATACGGCTGAGGAAAATCAGCTTTCGCGAGAGGAAATTGCCAAGAACTCGGAGCTGGTTGTTCATCTCACTACAGAAGACCGTGAACTGCGCCGGAAGCATGCTGAGGCCGAGGTGCGCGTCCATCAGAAGGAAGAGCGCAAGATCGAGCTCCAAAAAGAACTCGAATCTCTCCGAAACCGCGACTTCGAGATGCGGAGCATCATCGACCGGAAGCAGGCGAAGATGGACTTCCTCAAAGGACTGGTCGAGAACTTCGACGGCTACTCTGAGGGAGCCCGTTACCTGATCACGAGCGGCGATTGGAAGTCGATTGTCCAGACAACTGTCGGTGAAGCAGCATCGGTTGATCCGCGTTATCGTATCGCGATCGAGTCCGCGCTGGGTGACGCCTCGGGCTATGTCATCGTCTCGAACATCGAGCATGCCTACGGCGCAATTGAGTACCTCAAGAAGAACCAGAAAGGAAAAGCGACATTTATCTGTCTGGATCGGCTCCCAAGGCTGATGGACCACCGGCCGTTGCACACCGATGAGGGTGTGATCGGTTGGGCGGGAGGGCTGATTCACACGGAGGACCGGTTCAGGGATGTGTATCGCGTCTTGCTGGATGACACGCTCATCGTCTCTGACGTCGAAGTTGCGCGACAGCTTGTCGGGAGGGAGAAGGGGATTCGGTGCGTGACGCTCGAAGGCGAGATCGTGACCAACAAGGGTGTGTTGCGCGGCGGCAGTGTTCGCCAGGATGAGGGGGGACACATTGGCGGGCGCTCCCAGCTTGAGGAAATGGGTGAAGAAATCCGTGGTCTTGAACAGCAGCGGGAACGATTGCTGAAGGAAGTCGAGAATACGAACGACGAGCTCGGCAGAATCGACGTGAAGCGGTTGACGGAAGAGGCAAAATCCCTCGAACAGGAAATGACCACCGTCGAAATCCGGATTGCCCAGCTCGAATTTGAGAAGAAACGCGCGGTGGAGATCATCGAGCGGAACAAGGTCGAAACACAGAAGCTGCAGCAGGAAATTGAGCTTCTCGGGAACGAGCTGAACTCTCTGGCGCCGTCCATCGAACGCCTCGAGCAGGACAAGACCGAGGCAGAGCGTCTCACGGGAGCCGCGGCAAGCGAGCTCGAAACGATGGAATCTCTCTGGAACGAATACAGCCGGATCGCAAATGAAGCCAACGTTGCCGTTCTCTCCCTGAAGGCCGAGGAACGAAGTGTTCAGCAGGATATCGACCACGCCGCGTCGACACTCCAATCGATAGCGGCGACATTCGACCAGCGCACAGCCGAAATTCTTGCCGCTCGTGAAGAAATAGAGCAACTGACGAATGAGATGGCGGAGACCGAAGACGCGCTGGCCGCATTCCGGGTGGAATTGACATCCCTGAGCGAGAAGAAGAAGGGGATGGAGAAAGAGGTTGCCACCAAGCGCGGTCAGGTGCACGAAATCGATCTGAAGCTGAAGGACGAGCGCCTGCGCCACGAGGGTTCTCTCAAGGCGGCGCACGATCTGGAGATCAAGATCCAGGAACTGACCATGAAGGCCGAGAATCTCAAGGTTCGGGCGAAAGAAGAATTCGATCTCGAGCTCGAGTTGCAGGCTTTTGAAGACAACGAGACGTTCGACTTCCATGTCGCCAGGGAAGAAGTACGAACCCTCAAAGAGAAAATCCGGGCCCTCGGCCCGGTGAACTTCGCTGCGTTTGATGAATACAAGAGCGAAAAAGAGCGTCTGGATTTTGTGAATGCCCAGCGGAAGGACCTGACCGAATCCGAGCAAACGCTCATGACGACGATCGAGGAGATCAACGCCACCGCGCAGCGTCAGTTCGTCGACACATTCACCAAGATCCGGGATAACTTCATCACCACGTTCAAGGGATTGTTTGACGAGGGCGATGAGTGCGACCTCCGGCTGGAAGAAGACGTCGATCCTCTCGAGGCGAAGATCGAAATCATTGCCAAGCCGCGTGGCAAGCGTCCGACATCGATCGACCTGTTATCTGGCGGCGAGAAAACTCTAACGGCGATCGCTCTGTTGTTCGCCATCTACCTCGTCAAGCCGAGTCCGTTCTGCATCCTCGACGAAGTTGATGCACCGCTCGATGACTCGAACATTGACCGCTTCACGCGCATCCTCCGCAAGTTTTCTGACAACACGCAGTTTATCGTGGTCACGCACAACAAGCGGACGATGGAAGCGACCAATGCAATGTACGGTGTGACGATGGAGGAGGAGGGAGTCTCCAAGCTTGTGTCCGTCCGATTCAACGAGACGGTTCCGAGCAGCTAG
- a CDS encoding MtnX-like HAD-IB family phosphatase, which produces MLRVFSDFDGTIALEDVGSQLFRRFAGSKADEIVLHLLDGTISARECLTQECGAVEDAPLGELEQFVNQFSLDPAFEVFVEFCRHRNIPVVVLSDGLDFYVDRLLRKHGLGDLPYFSNHLDLVDHGGVTKLVPSFPHTDAECLTCGNCKRNHLLTLSGDDDIIVYIGDGISDRCPVRFADIVFAKGRLIRYCQEQNISYHEFNTFDDVRRRLETILQQKRIRKRREAEMARRDVFAQG; this is translated from the coding sequence ATGCTCAGAGTGTTTAGCGATTTCGACGGAACAATCGCGCTGGAAGATGTAGGGAGCCAGCTGTTTCGGAGATTTGCCGGATCGAAAGCGGATGAGATTGTTCTGCATCTGCTGGATGGGACGATTTCAGCGCGGGAATGCCTGACGCAGGAGTGTGGCGCCGTCGAGGACGCACCGCTTGGCGAACTGGAACAGTTCGTGAACCAGTTTTCGCTCGACCCCGCGTTTGAAGTATTTGTTGAGTTCTGCAGGCACCGGAATATACCTGTCGTAGTCCTGAGTGATGGTCTCGATTTTTACGTTGATCGCCTGTTGCGGAAGCACGGCCTGGGGGATCTGCCGTACTTTTCCAACCACCTCGACCTCGTGGATCACGGCGGGGTGACGAAACTGGTCCCCTCGTTTCCCCATACGGATGCCGAGTGCCTCACGTGCGGGAACTGCAAGCGCAATCATCTGCTTACGCTTTCGGGGGACGACGACATCATCGTGTATATCGGCGACGGTATCTCCGATCGGTGCCCCGTTCGGTTTGCTGATATTGTTTTTGCCAAGGGCAGATTGATTCGCTACTGCCAGGAACAGAATATCTCGTATCACGAATTCAACACCTTTGACGACGTCCGCCGTCGGCTTGAAACGATTCTCCAGCAGAAGCGGATCCGAAAACGACGGGAAGCTGAGATGGCGAGAAGAGACGTTTTCGCCCAGGGTTGA
- the tpiA gene encoding triose-phosphate isomerase: MRTKTIAGNWKMNKDVPQTEELILGLKQSLSFDLKGVKVIICPPFTSLELAHRLIQGSPMELGAQNMYHENEGAFTGEIAPGMLKTVGCTYVILGHSERRQYFQESDAFINKKAKKAIDSGLIPIICFGETLEQREKNITAQVVTAQVRGVLEGIPAAQVENLILAYEPVWAIGTGRNATPQQAEEVHALIRNLLSELYSKLTSEKVIIQYGGSVKPENAPELLWQPNVDGALVGGACLKADSFAGIIKAAAR; encoded by the coding sequence ATGCGTACGAAGACTATCGCCGGCAACTGGAAAATGAATAAAGATGTTCCTCAGACTGAAGAACTCATTCTTGGGCTCAAGCAGTCATTGAGCTTTGATTTGAAAGGAGTGAAGGTGATCATCTGCCCGCCCTTCACGTCCCTCGAACTCGCTCATCGCCTGATCCAGGGATCACCGATGGAACTCGGTGCACAGAACATGTATCACGAGAACGAAGGTGCCTTCACTGGAGAAATTGCGCCGGGTATGTTGAAAACCGTCGGATGCACGTACGTCATCCTCGGACACTCTGAGCGAAGACAGTATTTTCAGGAGAGCGATGCCTTCATCAACAAAAAGGCAAAAAAGGCGATCGACTCCGGCCTGATTCCGATTATCTGCTTCGGTGAGACACTCGAGCAGAGAGAAAAAAACATCACGGCTCAGGTTGTCACTGCGCAGGTCCGCGGTGTGCTCGAGGGTATTCCGGCTGCTCAGGTTGAAAATCTCATCCTCGCATACGAACCTGTCTGGGCAATTGGCACAGGCAGAAATGCCACACCGCAACAGGCCGAGGAAGTTCACGCACTCATACGGAACTTGCTGTCAGAATTGTACTCGAAGTTGACTTCGGAAAAAGTCATCATCCAGTATGGTGGAAGTGTGAAGCCGGAGAATGCACCAGAGCTTCTCTGGCAGCCAAACGTGGATGGCGCGCTCGTTGGAGGTGCATGCTTGAAAGCTGATTCGTTCGCCGGCATTATCAAAGCTGCTGCGAGGTGA
- the gatB gene encoding Asp-tRNA(Asn)/Glu-tRNA(Gln) amidotransferase subunit GatB, translating into MSPWNPTYEPVIGLEVHAQMLTHSKAFCSCSTNFGAEPNSNVCPVCLGMPGVLPVLNRSHVDFIIRMGLATRCSIAPRSIFARKNYFYPDLPKGYQISQYEEPICSGGVVEIELEDGARKSIGLTRIHMEEDAGKSIHDVDVDTLVDVNRCGVPLIEIVSEPDIRSPHEAYLYLIKIRQLVTYLGICDGNMEEGSLRCDANVSVRLKGETKLGTKTEVKNMNSFRFVEKAVEFEIGRQIELIESGERVVQETLLWDSGKGIAVPMRSKEEAHDYRYFPDPDLIPVIVTKEWIENMSATLPEDPTARRDRFVADYKIPKYDADLLTAEKPLADYFEGVITNLKTKNEENYKLASNWTMGDVLRVVNSGNVLLAEFPVTPAHLAEMINMIVDGTISGKIAKDVFEEILKTKESPRVIVERKGLLQVSDTAALEGIVDQVLVTNAGQVAEFLGGKTQLFGFLVGESMKATKGKGNPKIVNELLRKKLEGMKK; encoded by the coding sequence TTGAGCCCCTGGAATCCCACATACGAGCCCGTCATCGGACTCGAAGTGCACGCTCAGATGCTGACGCACTCCAAAGCGTTTTGCAGCTGTTCGACCAATTTCGGCGCCGAGCCGAATTCGAACGTCTGTCCCGTGTGCCTCGGCATGCCTGGTGTTCTGCCGGTTTTAAACCGGAGCCATGTCGATTTCATCATTCGTATGGGGCTCGCAACGCGCTGTTCCATAGCTCCTCGCTCCATTTTTGCCCGCAAGAACTACTTCTATCCCGATCTCCCCAAGGGATACCAGATTTCTCAGTACGAAGAGCCTATTTGCTCGGGTGGTGTTGTCGAAATCGAGCTTGAGGACGGAGCGCGTAAGAGCATCGGACTCACGCGCATCCATATGGAGGAAGACGCAGGCAAATCCATCCATGATGTTGACGTGGACACGCTGGTCGACGTGAACCGATGCGGGGTCCCGCTTATCGAAATCGTGAGCGAGCCGGACATCCGATCCCCGCATGAAGCCTATCTCTATCTGATCAAGATCCGCCAGCTCGTGACGTACCTTGGCATCTGTGACGGCAATATGGAGGAGGGGAGCCTTCGCTGCGACGCAAACGTCTCGGTACGATTGAAGGGAGAGACAAAGCTCGGCACCAAAACCGAAGTGAAGAACATGAACTCGTTCCGCTTCGTGGAGAAGGCAGTGGAATTTGAGATCGGCAGACAAATTGAATTGATTGAAAGCGGCGAGAGAGTTGTGCAGGAGACACTTCTCTGGGATTCAGGGAAGGGGATTGCTGTCCCAATGCGCTCGAAAGAAGAAGCCCACGATTACAGGTATTTTCCTGACCCGGACCTTATCCCGGTTATTGTCACCAAAGAATGGATTGAGAACATGTCCGCTACACTTCCGGAAGATCCGACGGCGCGGCGGGATCGCTTCGTCGCAGACTACAAGATCCCGAAGTACGATGCTGATCTCCTGACGGCGGAAAAACCGCTGGCAGATTACTTCGAAGGGGTAATAACGAACCTGAAAACAAAGAACGAGGAAAACTACAAACTCGCCAGCAACTGGACGATGGGGGATGTCTTGCGGGTTGTGAACTCCGGGAATGTCCTCCTGGCAGAATTTCCCGTTACGCCCGCGCACCTCGCCGAGATGATCAACATGATTGTTGACGGTACGATCAGCGGCAAGATCGCGAAGGATGTCTTTGAAGAGATCTTGAAGACGAAGGAGTCGCCGCGGGTGATCGTCGAAAGGAAAGGGCTGCTGCAGGTGAGCGACACTGCCGCTCTCGAAGGTATCGTTGACCAGGTCCTTGTGACAAACGCCGGTCAGGTCGCTGAGTTCTTGGGCGGGAAGACGCAATTGTTCGGCTTCCTCGTCGGTGAATCGATGAAGGCGACAAAAGGAAAAGGGAATCCGAAAATTGTGAACGAACTCCTGAGGAAGAAACTGGAAGGGATGAAGAAGTAG